A stretch of Schaalia odontolytica DNA encodes these proteins:
- the rplJ gene encoding 50S ribosomal protein L10 — MAKSDKVAAVAELVERFRAADAVLLTEYRGLTVGQLKQLRRGLGENATYAVAKNTLARLAAKEVGLDFLAEDLKGPTAIAFVSGEPVEAAKTLRDFAKDNPALVLKSGAMDGAQLSAEGVKKLADLESREVLLAKAAGVLKAKIGQAAFAFNALPVKAVRTIDALREKQQGEAA; from the coding sequence ATGGCGAAGTCCGACAAGGTGGCAGCAGTTGCCGAGCTCGTGGAGCGTTTCCGCGCAGCCGACGCTGTCCTGCTGACCGAGTACCGCGGCCTGACCGTCGGCCAGCTGAAGCAGCTGCGTCGCGGCCTGGGCGAGAACGCGACCTACGCCGTGGCAAAGAACACGCTGGCGCGCCTGGCGGCCAAGGAGGTCGGTCTCGACTTCCTGGCTGAGGACCTCAAGGGTCCCACGGCCATCGCTTTCGTCTCCGGCGAGCCCGTTGAGGCCGCCAAGACCCTGCGTGATTTTGCTAAGGACAACCCCGCCCTCGTGCTGAAGTCCGGCGCGATGGACGGCGCTCAGCTGAGCGCCGAGGGTGTCAAGAAGCTTGCCGATCTCGAGTCCCGCGAGGTCCTGCTGGCCAAGGCCGCAGGCGTCCTCAAGGCCAAGATTGGTCAGGCGGCGTTCGCATTCAACGCTCTGCCCGTCAAGGCAGTGCGCACCATCGATGCTCTGCGCGAAAAGCAGCAGGGCGAGGCGGCCTGA
- the rplL gene encoding 50S ribosomal protein L7/L12: MAKLSNDELIAAFKEMTLIELSDFVKLFEETFDVEAAAPAAVAVAAPAADAPAAEEKDEFEVVLESAGDKKIAVVKVVKNLAGLGLKEAKDLVDSAPSTIFPAAKKEDAEKAKAEIEEAGGKVTLK; encoded by the coding sequence ATGGCTAAGCTCTCCAATGACGAGCTCATCGCAGCTTTCAAGGAAATGACCCTCATCGAGCTCTCCGACTTCGTGAAGCTCTTCGAGGAGACCTTCGACGTTGAGGCCGCTGCCCCCGCAGCCGTCGCCGTTGCCGCCCCGGCCGCCGACGCCCCCGCCGCCGAAGAGAAGGACGAGTTCGAGGTCGTCCTCGAGTCCGCCGGTGACAAGAAGATCGCCGTCGTCAAGGTCGTCAAGAACCTGGCCGGCCTGGGCCTCAAGGAAGCCAAGGACCTGGTTGACTCCGCGCCCTCCACCATCTTCCCCGCCGCGAAGAAGGAAGACGCCGAGAAGGCCAAGGCTGAGATCGAAGAGGCCGGCGGCAAGGTCACCCTTAAGTGA
- a CDS encoding MerR family transcriptional regulator, which produces MSNDTTLHTVGEVAERFSLTVRTLHHWEAQGLLAPTARSWSNYRLYSAEDCARVQRIVIYRATGMKLIDIKSLLDSGDTAVEHLKRQRESLLAHRRETDAMIEALDILLEDAMNDKALTVEEIGEILGEANFAAHQSEAEERYGDTADWRESRERTASWQAADWRQNAERFHDIERRMIDAIRDGAAPDSERAAGLVEEHREALSEFFPVTPAKHYIMSRGYIHDERFRDHYDSQHVGFAQWLADAIEAVARRQGVDIESPTWE; this is translated from the coding sequence ATGAGCAACGACACCACTCTTCACACGGTCGGGGAGGTCGCTGAGCGGTTCTCGCTGACGGTGCGAACGTTGCACCACTGGGAGGCGCAGGGGCTCCTCGCTCCCACCGCGCGGAGCTGGTCGAACTACCGCCTCTATTCGGCTGAGGATTGTGCGCGTGTCCAGAGGATCGTCATCTACCGGGCGACGGGGATGAAACTCATCGACATTAAGTCTCTACTCGATTCTGGAGACACGGCAGTCGAACACCTGAAGAGGCAAAGAGAGAGTCTTCTTGCTCATCGTCGCGAGACGGATGCAATGATCGAAGCACTAGACATTCTTTTGGAGGATGCAATGAATGACAAGGCGCTCACCGTGGAAGAAATCGGGGAGATCTTGGGGGAGGCCAACTTTGCGGCGCACCAGAGCGAGGCCGAGGAACGCTATGGCGACACCGCTGACTGGCGTGAATCGCGAGAACGCACTGCTTCGTGGCAAGCCGCCGACTGGCGGCAGAATGCCGAGCGATTCCATGACATTGAACGCAGGATGATCGATGCGATTCGCGATGGCGCCGCTCCTGACAGCGAGAGGGCCGCCGGCCTGGTTGAGGAACATAGAGAAGCTCTCAGTGAGTTCTTTCCGGTCACGCCTGCCAAGCACTACATCATGTCGCGCGGGTACATCCACGACGAGCGATTCCGGGATCACTACGACTCGCAGCATGTTGGTTTCGCGCAGTGGCTTGCTGACGCGATCGAGGCGGTTGCGAGGCGGCAGGGGGTGGACATCGAGAGTCCCACATGGGAGTGA